In Primulina eburnea isolate SZY01 chromosome 3, ASM2296580v1, whole genome shotgun sequence, one DNA window encodes the following:
- the LOC140826284 gene encoding protein ACTIVITY OF BC1 COMPLEX KINASE 8, chloroplastic, whose amino-acid sequence MATFSASLCAPSLPELFFLSRNYPSKRLKLSLFGPTYLEPRTKFRNIGTRIKSAPREESAVLDEKDRELFTKLNGSVNGNGNGHVNGDYSFGNVSVENYSNDSVKPVSENGSLDKYVNKNGNGRAAVRSEEESIEVVKPEVVVTRKKTIEEIGQEEAWFKQRLQDQVEVSVAPGGRWSQFKTYSTIQRTLEIWGFVLTFLFRVWLNNQKFSYKGGMTEEKRVQKRKVLAKWLKENILRLGPTFIKIGQQFSTRVDILAQEYVDQLSELQDQVPPFSSETAVSIVEEELGAPVDNLFQRFDREPIAAASLGQVHRAKLKGREVVIKVQRPGLKDLFDIDLKNLRVIAEYLQKIDPKSDGAKRDWVAIYDECANVLYQEIDYTKEAANAEKFANNFKDMDYVKVPTIDWEYTTPQILTMEYVPGIKINRIQALDQLGVDRKRLGRYAVESYLEQILSHGFFHADPHPGNIAVDDVNGGRLIFYDFGMMGSISPNIREGLLEVFYGVYEKDAEKVIQAMVQMGVLVPTGDTTAVRRTAQFFLNSFEERLVAQRKEREITQTELGFKKPLSKEEQVEKKKQRLAAIGEDLLAIAADQPFRFPATFTFVVRAFSVLDGIGKGLDPRFDITEIAKPYALELLRFREVGVEVILKDFRKRWDRQSRAFSNLFRQADRVEKLADIVQQLEQGNLKLRVRTLESERAFQRVAAVQNMVGSAVAAGSLINLATILYLNSIRMPATIAYIFCAFFCLKVLIGTVIVKKLDQRERLITGTA is encoded by the exons ATGGCAACCTTTTCAGCTTCTCTCTGTGCTCCATCTTTGCCCGAATTATTCTTTCTTTCTCGTAACTACCCATCAAAAAGACTGAAACTTTCCCTCTTTGGACCCACTTATCTTGAGCCTAGAACCAAATTCAGGAATATTGGAACAAGAATTAAGTCTGCTCCCAGAGAGGAAAGCGCTGTGCTTGATGAAAAAGACAGAGAGTTATTTACTAAGCTGAATGGTAGTGTCAATGGGAATGGGAATGGGCACGTTAATGGGGATTATAGCTTTGGAAATGTTTCGGTGGAAAATTATTCGAATGATAGTGTGAAACCCGTGAGTGAAAATGGGAGTTTAGACAAGTATGTGAATAAGAATGGGAATGGGAGAGCAGCTGTAAGAAGTGAAGAGGAAAGCATTGAAGTAGTAAAACCGGAGGTAGTGGTTACTCGTAAGAAGACAATAGAGGAGATTGGACAAGAGGAGGCGTGGTTTAAGCAACGTTTGCAAGATCAAGTGGAG GTATCTGTTGCTCCTGGTGGTCGTTGGAGCCAGTTTAAGACCTATTCTACAATTCAAAGGACTTTGGAAATATGGGGATTTGTCCTGACTTTTTTATTCAGAGTTTGGCTGAACAATCAGAAGTTCTCTTACAAAG GTGGAATGACAGAGGAAAAAAGGGTCCAGAAGCGAAAGGTTCTTGCCAAGtggttaaaagaaaatattttgagactTGGCCCTACATTTATTAAAATTGGTCAGCAATTCTCCACAAGAGTAGACATACTTGCTCAAGAATATGTTGATCAGTTATCAGAACTACAG GATCAAGTTCCTCCTTTTTCTTCAGAAACTGCCGTCTCAATAGTTGAGGAAGAACTTGGAGCCCCTGTAGATAATTTATTCCAAAGATTTGACCGTGAACCTATTGCTGCGGCAAGTTTAG GTCAGGTACATCGTGCAAAGCTGAAGGGACGTGAGGTTGTCATTAAAGTACAAAGACCTGGTCTGAAGGATCTATTCGACATTGACCTAAAGAATTTGAGG GTAATAGCTGAATACCTTCAGAAGATTGATCCCAAATCTGATGGTGCAAAAAGGGATTGGGTTGCTATTTATGATGAATGTGCAAATGTCTTATATCAG GAGATTGATTATACTAAAGAAGCTGCTAATGCTGAGAAATTTGCGAACAACTTTAAAGATATGGATTACGTGAAAGTCCCGACAATTGATTGGGAATACACAACCCCACAG ATTCTAACGATGGAATATGTTCCTGGAATCAAAATAAACCGGATACAAGCTCTAGATCAGTTGGGTGTGGATCGCAAACG GTTGGGCCGTTATGCTGTTGAATCTTACCTGGAGCAGATTTTGTCCCATGGGTTTTTCCATGCCGATCCA CATCCTGGAAACATTGCTGTCGATGATGTCAATGGTGGAAGATTGATCTTTTATGACTTTGGAATGATGGGAAG TATAAGTCCAAACATCAGAGAAGGCTTGCTGGAGGTTTTTTATGGAGTTTATGAGAAAGACGCTGAAAAG GTTATTCAAGCAATGGTTCAAATGGGTGTACTAGTACCTACGGGAGATACGACTGCTGTCAGACGAACTGCACAATTCTTTCTGAACAG CTTTGAAGAGCGACTTGTGgcacaaagaaaagaaagagaaaTTACACAAACAGAACTTGGATTTAAGAAGCCATTGAGCAAGGAGGAACAAGTTGAGAAAAAGAAACAGCGTCTTGCCGCAATTG GCGAAGATTTGTTAGCGATTGCAGCAGATCAGCCCTTCCGGTTTCCTGCCACATTCACTTTCGTTGTCAGAGCTTTTTCAG TGTTGGATGGTATTGGAAAGGGGCTCGATCCTCGATTTGACATCACTGAGATTGCTAAACC TTATGCTTTGGAATTGTTAAGATTTCGCGAAGTTGGCGTTGAAGTTATCCTAAAG GACTTCAGGAAGAGATGGGACAGGCAATCCCGTGCATTTTCGAATTTATTTAGGCAAGCTGATAGAGTAGAAAAGCTTGCTGACATTGTCCAGCAACTG GAGCAAGGCAATTTAAAACTTCGTGTTCGAACTTTGGAGTCTGAGCGGGCTTTTCAGCGTGTTGCGGCTGTTCAAAACATGGTTGGGAGT GCAGTTGCTGCCGGAAGCTTGATCAACCTTGCAACAATTTTATACCTTAATTCCATAAGG ATGCCTGCAACTATTGCATACATCTTCTGTGCGTTTTTCTGCCTCAAAGTTCTAATTGGCACAGTGATAGTTAAGAAATTAGATCAAAGAGAAAGGCTGATCACTGGAACTGCTTAA